One window of the Felis catus isolate Fca126 chromosome E3, F.catus_Fca126_mat1.0, whole genome shotgun sequence genome contains the following:
- the STUB1 gene encoding E3 ubiquitin-protein ligase CHIP: MKGKEEKEGGARLGAGGGSPEKSPSAQELKEQGNRLFVGRKYPEAAACYGRAITRNPLVAVYYTNRALCYLKMQQHEQALADCRRALELDGQSVKAHFFLGQCQLEMESYDEAIANLQRAYNLAKEQRLNFGDDIPSALRIAKKKRWNSIEERRIHQENELHSYLTRLIVAERERELEECQRNHEGDEDDSHIRAQQACIEAKHDKYLADMDELFSQVDEKRKKRDIPDYLCGKISFELMREPCITPSGITYDRKDIEEHLQRVGHFDPVTRSPLTQEQLIPNLAMKEVIDAFISENGWVEDY, encoded by the exons ATGAAGggcaaggaggagaaggaaggcgGCGCGCGGCTGGGCGCCGGCGGCGGAAGCCCCGAAAAAAGCCCGAGCGCGCAAGAGCTCAAGGAGCAGGGCAACCGGCTCTTCGTGGGCCGCAAGTACCCGGAGGCGGCGGCCTGCTACGGCCGCGCCATC ACCCGGAATCCTCTGGTGGCAGTGTACTACACCAACCGGGCATTGTGCTACCTGAAGATGCAGCAGCACGAGCAGGCCCTAGCAGACTGTCGGCGGGCCCTGGAGCTGGACGGGCAGTCTGTGAAGGCACACTTCTTCCTGGGACAATGCCAGCTAGAGATGGAGAGCTACGATGAGGCCATTGCCAACCTGCAGCGAG cctaCAACCTCGCCAAGGAGCAGCGGCTCAACTTTGGGGATGACATCCCTAGCGCCCTGCGCATCGCCAAGAAGAAGCGCTGGAACAGCATTGAGGAGCGGCGCATCCACCAGGAGAACGAGCTGCACTCCTACCTCACCCGGCTTATTGTGGCCGAGCGGGAGAG GGAGCTGGAAGAATGCCAGAGGAACCACGAGGGTGATGAGGACGACAGCCACATCCGGGCCCAGCAGGCCTGCATCGAGGCCAAGCAC GACAAGTACTTAGCAGACATGGATGAGCTTTTCTCCCAGGTGGACGAGAAAAGAAAG AAGCGAGACATCCCCGACTACCTGTGTGGCAAGATCAGCTTTGAGCTCATGCGGGAGCCGTGCATCACACCCAGTGGCATCACCTACGACCGCAAGGACATCGAGGAGCACCTGCAG CGTGTGGGTCACTTTGACCCTGTCACCCGGAGCCCCCTGACCCAGGAACAGCTCATCCCGAACCTGGCCATGAAAGAGGTCATTGATGCGTTCATCTCTGAGAACGGCTGGGTGGAGGACTACTGA